The genomic window CGGCGGATCTCCAAAGAGAAGTAGTGAAATAGGAAAGAGACCGCCTACTTATGATGCCTGTGTGGTTTTTGCTAGAAAAGGCCAATCGCATTGGTTGAGATTAGCTCATGATGTTTCATTCATCACCGCATATCCTTGTTCCAATGGTCCTCATCCTCTTTTCTTCGATTATGTGTATAAGATTGCGCGCATGAATCAATTGCTCGATATACATAATTGGGCAGGTGTTGGCGGGGATAATTTAAACGAGGATCTACAGTTAGGATGGGCGCCGGAACCCGAGGAACTTGGGGTTCAGGGGAGTTGGGAAGAAGGTTACGATTGGAAGGGAGCAAAGTGGAGCTTTAAGGAACTTATGGAGGGGGTGGATAAGGATACGGTATTGGTGATCGAGGCTTGGGGCGTGGAGGATAATGAATGTATGGCGAGAGCGTGGTGTAGTCATTGGGGATTGAATGCGgtggtggcggtggtggGGAAGTCGTGTTTGAGTTGTGCGGTTAGGGAGGCGTATGCGGCGGCGATTAATGTGGTTATTTTTGTGGGGAGGGAgtgaggggaagggaaggtaTGAGGGAAGGTGATTGGGAGAATCTTGGGGGGGAGTTGTATTATACTTTGGGAGTTTCAATGGTGTTAACGGGAGGGGGGGGGCTTCTACTGTGCTTTAAAAGCATCAACTGGGTGGGATAGAGTTGGGTGGAGTAGGAGAATATACCAGGgttctttattatttagCGGGATTTAGAGGTCTAGGAGCGGTTGGGATAGAGGATAAGTGCCATGATTCGTTATGGGATGATATGGTGATATGATCGGACATCCTTCATACTACGATAGTCAGTTAGTCAATTAGTCAGTTAGTCAATTAATGAATGGAATTGCGAAACTATCAGATTTCTTGTAGGGAATTTTCATTGGGGCTAAGTTGTAGGTGGGAAGTGGTATGGGGGGTTTTTGGATCTCGATGTTTGGGGAGGTAAATGAGGGAGGTAGACGAGGTGTTCTAATGTATGCGGAGAGAAATTTAAGGGGCTTGCCTGCTCTTTCTCTTCCGCCaaaagatgaaaatttgaagagataAATTATAGATATACACAAACATATATAacccaaacaaacaatcaCAAACCCCCACCCACTATCTAATAAATCACGACTCGTCAAGTGATCATGAAATTTGCTATgttatgatttgatttgattcgttttgttttgataCGTTGTGATATATGCaatgctatgctatgctatgatatgatatgaagaTACAAACAACCCACCcgattttctctctctccataaCGCCGTCATGTCGTGCGTGTTATTCCGTGCATTTCATTATTAGACTGTGGTGTATCGATCGGTATTTTCTtacccttttctttctctctctctctctctctctctctctctttcttacTTCCTTACTTCCTTTCTCGAATCTGCTTTtcatcctctttctctcttttctcttcgtGTTTTGCGGTGCGGTAAACGTATTATGTAGTTTGTATTTATACAATTCTCTTTTCTgcttccccccccccctttcccccgGCTAAAAAACCCACACCCAGAAAAACAACCCAAACACCGCTGCGAAAAACAAAATCCACACTTTCCAACTCACCCCCGTCTTCTGGCTCATGATCAACATGCGATTCATGGTTCCTCGAATGCGCACGCGGGCGCCTTCGAAATTATCGTTCATTTTTTCGGCGAGCGCAGAGGATTCGCGGATTTCGTCGCCGATGGCGATGGTCATCTGCGGGGATGATGGGGTTAGGGTAGGGTGGgaaagaggggagagagggggagaaCGTACGGATTTCAGTTGTCGCACTTTTCCCATGATACCTTCGACTTGGTCGTTGTTTTGACTTTCGAGTTCGTTGAGTACGGCGTCGCTGTATTGGCCCCTGGGGACATACGGAGCGCTGGTtagtttgttttgttttgtgctgtgtatgggtatgggtatgggtatgggaatgggaatgacAAGGTGGGTTGTAGGGGGTTTCAGAGGGAGATGTGTGCACTTGCATTCATCATGTCCCATCATATGCTTTCGTGTCCTCCTaatctccctctctccaatTCCCTCACTCTTTCCAAAACTAGAACagcacaacacaacacaacataACATAAACCCACAATCTATCATCAAGTACATACCTACTATTCGGCGTCGCGCTCCTAAACCCCTGCGCACTCCCCGCTctatcctctctctctccatacCCCCCTCCCGAATACCCTCCTACACTCCCTCCCCCATTATACCCATACCCCCTAGGCGCCGGACTCGAGCTCGCATTCCTGGGACTGGCGCCCGCGTTATAGTTTTCGAAAAGCGCACTGCGCGGATCGCGTTGATGGAGAGACGATGCGCCGAATCTGTGGAGATGCCcgagaatatcaatatggaTTATTCAAATGTATTGAGATGAGAGTATTGGCATTGCGGAGCAGATGAGAATAAGATGTTTTTTGAGAGGGAATTTTGGCCATGCGCATAAGATGTACTTCGTATCTATGGATCATGAATTCCGAATCCCCAGTTCCGTGTTTGCGAATTATACCTACAtacctgcctacctaccgCATAGATTGCAGAAAGGGACGACGGACGGGATGCGCAAAGTCTCAGATTGCATAGctagcaagagcaagaaaaagaaaccatACACACCTATTCGCCATGATTTCGtcaaatatatcaagtaCAAAGCTGCGATCCGATTGTGTGTGAAGATAAATCAACCCCCTTCGCAATCAACAAGATAAGAAATCTAGTCTTCGTCTTTATCACTCGCCCTCGCAATCGCAATCGGGAGATGTGTTCGCTTGCTTGTTGACGGATATGGTGTTTTATATCGTGTCACTCCTCGAATAATGGTGTTTCGAAACGCAGCATGGACGAACGGGAGATAAAAGTCTAGAATCTGGCGTGATGGAATAGCTATCTTGGTAGTTTGAAGGAGAATGCGGTAACGGGTTTGGAGTTTGAGAAAATTGGACATTATCCTGGTTCTTTAATATGGGATCCTGTGGGTTTTCTTTATCTGGTTTATCATGATGGGATTTCCAGTCTGTGCAGAAAAAATTACGAGGAAGGTTTGCAAGGCTGACTgcaaatgggaaatgggattgttttgtttgtttgtttgtttgtttgcttgtttgttttgcTTGGTTTGTTTACTTTTCACTTGGGCAAATTTCGTggttttggagatttgaacTGGATGCAATGTGCAATGGACGCCCCTTTTGTTTGGTATCTAGAAGTACACACATGCTTGTGCTGAAAAACATCTTCCCTCCAACCCCTCCCCCCAGTTCCCTTGATGTCCCATATCAATCGTTCAAATCATATGCCTAGCGTCGTGAAATTTTGGTGAAGAAACGGAAAGATGTGGTATCATTAAGTACGAGCGTGAATGCGATGATGGAAAAGGTCTTGAAATTCGGCGAAAATGAGTGATTATCGAGTGAATCGAATTCCTCCAATCTACCAAAAATGCAATCGTCATTCTCCCTTAGTTTCCgcccatctcatcatcttcctcgcccTCAGATTGAAagtcatcatcctcatcctcatcatcgtcggCTGGAAGATCTTTGGCAGCGGCAGCAAAGTCGATTTGCTTGCCACGAGTGCGACGACCTTGAATGATATTCGATTTGTCGATTTCGTTGTCTGAAGCTTCCTCCTCGACCTCTTCAGCTATGTATGTTGTCAATTCATGATCAAGAAGTAGCAGTGTCAAGTCCTTGAGAGTTTACCTGGCGGTGGGGCATCCTAAGAAGTATTGTCAGTAGGAGACAATATGCAGTACTCTCGAGTATAACTTACATCATCAACTTCCTCCTCGCTGGAGCTATCATCGCCGCCCTCACCCATGGTGACATCTTGGGGCTCAGCAGCACTCTTGCCTTTGCCTTTATCGCCGATGGCGGCCGCAGAACCGGTTTGTGCAGACATCTTTGTGAGAGGATTGGTAAAAAGCTAgctgttgttgttttggGGTAACGGGAAGAAGGGTTGAAGTTGGGGAAGGTGACAAAGATTGAATCGGCGACAGGAAAGTAACTAGGGTCGGGTGGTGGATGGCACGGTCCTTCGCAGCTAGTACACCAGTACTCACTCAATAGCTGCTAGATGGTATTTGTTGTCACCACTCTACATGCAAAGAATCATTATTTGGGCAAAGTCAAAGTTCATGAAGAGGGAGACGCGAAGATTGTAGCTGGGCCAAGAAAGATTCCCTGGTCTTTGATTTGTCGAAATGTACCGATTTGTGAATTTATATCAGCTATCAGTACACTCCATATGTAGGTATCCATAGTAGGCCACCTGGTGGACGGATTAGCAGGCCTTTCGCGACGGCCGCCGGAGTGCTTTCTTAGCCCCAGGAACATAAAGATTTAAGGTTAAACAACCAACTTTCTGCAATCACTCACCCTTGAAGATTTGCTTCTTGCTTCTTGCTTCTTGCTTCCGCTTTCCCACTTCCGCTTGTTTGATCAGACCGTATAATCCGAGTACTGGCCAGACGGCAAGAAACAACAATCTTCTCGGTGCCATCGAGGATAAGCAAGAAACAAGCATGCCTGGTAAGGACATAAGATTTGGCGTTACATAGCTTCACTCCAACCCCGCGTTGCAGGGTACACAAAATATGAGGGGCTAACATATTTTATCCAGATTCATCGTCAGAGCAGAACCCTTCAAAACTACCTTCCTCCCCCAGAGTTCCTTCCAAACTAGCATTTTCCAATATGTCAGACATAGATAATGATATCGCGGAGGAGGGCTATGTCGGGGCCATTGAAGATCTAGTGGAGGAGCCAGACGACATGCTTCCAGAGGCAGCTCTCCTATCTGATGATACACCCGGCCTCGAAACTCCCATGTCTCAGAGTGGAATGTTAGCTCGAgacaagcaaaagaaaacgGCATACTTCGATTATCTTgcagagaaggagatgagtCAGGCAGATGCCAAATTATTCTTCCAACGCAGCCAGTTGGAAGGCAACAAAGCTGGCAGTGGCAGCAATTGGGGTAATTCTCAGAAGTCTGCAGTTCCGAGTCCTGTGTTAAAGCCCAGATCCTTCCCTAACATTATAGACTCCGAACAAGGAGGATTGAATAGATCTGGAAGTCAAGCTTCGGGAAAGAGCACACAAAATCTCCCAAATCTCAACAAACTCAGAACTGCTCCTCCTATTGGTCTGGCAGACCTTGGAAAGCATCCTGAGAGCGCTGTAATTCAAGAACCGAGTCTTGCTGCAGGCACCTTTGTTCATACTCCCGGATTACACGATAGACGAGAATATCTTCTTAAAGCAGACAAGGAAGCTAGAGATCATGCAGCTCACCCAGAACTTCCTCACGAACCTAAACCATTGCTAGAAATGGAAGGATTGCATGGTGCAGGTGCCGGTGTTGGCCTTGGTTCTGGTGCAGGCGGCTTCGCCGATTCCGACGCCCACATAACTGCAGAACTCGCATCCATCTACactaatattcaaaaagtgATAGACATTAGGCACAAATACATTCGCCTGTCGCTACAAGAAGATGGTGATAATCCTAAAGACGATCCGAACTGGAGTATCTATCCACCGCCGCCCGAGCCATCTTGGCACGACGAGAGAGCAGCAACAAATGCAAGAAATAGTACAACCAATAGCATGGCGAACAGCATGGTATTGTCACCTCAAGCTGAAGCTCATAGCCATCAGCGAACAATCAGCGGTGCAGCATCAGAATTGTCACAAGCCCAGGGTACTAGTGCACGCAGTGCCCCCAAAACTCCCCTGCGTAAAAGAAAACCCGGGCAAGACATTGGTTCTGACTTCGAAATGGAAGATCTACTTCCACTTCCTCCACCTGGAGAAATGACCTTCAGACTTGATGGAAGTGGAGTGTTCCAGGTCTACGAAAACTCAAAGCTTCAAGAGCTTGAACAACCCGTAATCAACATCCCTGATATCAGAGAATTCTACATGGACTTGGAACAAATTCTCAATGTTTCATCTGATGGCCCAAGTAAAAGTTTTGCTTATCGTCGTTTGCAGTATTTGGAGGGCAAATTCAATCTTTACGTTCTTCTcaatgaatatcaagaaatggCGGACAGTAAACGT from Botrytis cinerea B05.10 chromosome 15, complete sequence includes these protein-coding regions:
- the Bcbet1 gene encoding Bcbet1, producing MANRFGASSLHQRDPRSALFENYNAGASPRNASSSPAPRGYGYNGGGSVGGYSGGGYGEREDRAGSAQGFRSATPNSRGQYSDAVLNELESQNNDQVEGIMGKVRQLKSMTIAIGDEIRESSALAEKMNDNFEGARVRIRGTMNRMLIMSQKTGVSWKVWILFFAAVFGLFFWVWVF